The genomic DNA GCGACTTCTCCGGTGGCTGGCGGATGCGCCTGAACCTGGCCCAGGCCCTGATGTGCCCATCCGACCTGCTGCTGCTCGACGAACCGACCAACCACCTGGACCTCGATGCGATCTTGTGGCTCGAAGACTGGCTCAAGGGGTACCCGGGCACGCTGTTGCTGATTTCCCACGACCGCGACTTCCTTGACGCTGTTGTCGACCATGTATTGCACGTCGAGCAGCGCAAGCTGAACCTGTACAAGGGTGGCTATACCGCCTTCGAGCGCACCCGTGCCGAGCGCCTGGCGCAGCAGCAGCAAGCCTACGAGAAGCAACAGGCCCAGCGTGCGCACATGGAAAAGTACATTGCCCGCTTCAAGGCCCAAGCCACCAAGGCCCGTCAGGCGCAGAGCCGGATCAAAGCCCTGGAGCGCATGGAAGAGCTGTCGGCGGCGCATGTCGATTCGCCGTTCGACTTCGTTTTCCGTGAATCGCAGAAGATTTCCAGCCCGCTGCTGAGCCTTTCCGAAGGCTGTCTGGGCTACGGCGACAAGGCGATCCTCGACAAGGTCAAGCTGCAACTGGTGCCCGGTGCGCGCATCGGCCTGCTGGGCCCTAACGGCGCCGGCAAATCGACCCTTATCAAGAACCTTGCCGGCGAACTTGCGCCGCTGTCGGGCCGCCTGGTGTTGGGTGAGAACCTGGCCGTCGGTTACTTCGCCCAGCATCAGTTGGACTCGCTGGACGACAAGGCCAGCCCGCTGCTGCACTTGCAGCGCATTGCGCCGGCCGAGCGCGAGCAGACGCTGCGTGACTTCCTCGGCGGTTTCGACTTCCATGGCGACCGCGTGGACGAACCGGTGGTGAATTTCTCCGGGGGCGAAAAAGCCCGCCTGGCGCTGGCCCTGATCGCCTGGGAGCGGCCAAACCTGCTGCTGCTCGACGAACCGACCAACCACCTGGACCTGGAAATGCGCCTGGCGCTGACCATGGCGTTGCAGGAGTTTGCCGGTGCCGTAGTTGTCGTGTCCCACGACCGTCATTTGCTCAAGAGCACCACCGACGATTTCCTGCTGGTGGCCGATGGCAAGGTCGATACCTTCGATGGCGACCTGGACGACTACAGCCGCTGGCTGGTCGAGTACCGGCAGCGCAGCGCACCGGCGAGCAACGCGCCGGTCAACCCGGACAAGACCGACAAGAAGGCCCAGCGCCAGGCCGCCGCTGCCTTGCGCCAGCAACTGGCACCGCACAAGAAGGCTGCCGACAAGCTGGAGGCCGAACTCAACCAGGTGCATGCGCAACTGGCCGAGATCGAAACCGCCTTGGGCGACAGCGGCCTCTACGAGGTGGCGCGCAAAGATGAGCTGCGCGACCTGCTGGCCCGCCAGAGCAAGCTGAAGCAGCGTGAAGGCGAACTCGAGGAAGGCTGGATGCAAGCCCTGGAAACGTTGGAGAGCATGCAGGCCGAGCTTGAGGCGCTGTCCTGAGGCCGGAGTTGGCGCAGGCGGGGGGAGCTGGATCGCGGTAGGGTTTGCGGGTGTCAGGCTGTGTATTTACAACACACCCAAAACCCCAAGCTTTCCCTTTGAACCCTACAAAATTCGCTGGTTATTTTTTCGCCAACACCTTAGCTTAACGTTTTGCAACATATGTTCGAGCGAGGTGTGTGATGTCGATGGAAGTGTGGCTGGGCTTCTTTGCCGCTTGTTGGGTGATCAGCCTTTCACCCGGGGCCGGGGCGATCGCCTCGATGTCCAGCGGCCTGCAATATGGTTTCTGGCGCGGTTACTGGAACGCGCTGGGCCTGCAGATTGGTCTGGTCGTGCAGATCGCCATCATCGCAGCGGGTGTCGGCGCCATCCTTGCGGCTTCCGCTACAGCGTTCACCATCATCAAATGGTTCGGCGTCGCCTACCTGGTCTACCTGGCCTACAAGCAATGGCGCGCTTTGCCGATGGACATGACCGATGAGTCCGCCGTGCGTCCGATCGGCAAGCCGTTGAGCCTGGTGTTCCGTGGTTTCCTGGTCAACGTCAGCAACCCCAAGGCGCTGGTGTTCATGCTCGCTGTACTGCCGCAGTTCATCAACCCGCATGCTCCGCTGTTGCCACAATACGTGGCAATCACGGTCACCATGGTCACCGTCGACATGCTGGTAATGGCGGGTTATACCGGGTTGGCTTCACGGGTGCTGCGCCTGTTGCGCACCCCCAAGCAACAGAAGCGCTTGAACCGGACCTTCGCCGGCTTGTTCATTGGTGCTGCCACGTTCCTGGCGACCCTGCGCCGCGCGCCTGTCTGACCGATTTGCGGGGGGCCTCGCACAGGCCCCTCATTTCTCTCGGTCCATCATCCCCTTGAGCAAGTCCAACGGCATCGGAAACACGATGGTCGATGTCTTGTCGCCGGCAATCGACCCCAGCGTTTGCATATAGCGCAACTGCATGGCCCCCGGCTCCTTGCTGAGCATCTGCGCCGCCTGCATCAATTTCTCCGATGCCTGCAGTTCCCCTTCGGCATGGATGACCTTGGCCCGGCGTTCACGCTCGGCTTCGGCCTGACGGGCGATGGCGCGGACCATCGATTCGTTGAGGTCGACGTGCTTGATCTCGACGTTGGCCACCTTGATGCCCCAGGCATCGGTTTGCGCGTCCAGCACCTGGCGGATATCCAGGTTCAACTGTTCCCGCTCGGCCAGCAGCTCGTCAAGTTCATGCTTACCCAGGACCGCGCGTAGCGTTGTCTGTGCCAGCTGGCTTGTGGCGACCAGGAAGTCTTCGACCTGGATGATCGCTTTCTGAGGGTCGAGCACACGGAAGTACAGCACCGCATTGACCTTCACTGACACGTTGTCGCGGGTGATCACATCCTGCGGCGGTACATCCAGCACCACGGTACGCAGGTCTACCCGAACCATCTGCTGGATCACGGGGATGAGCAGGATCAGCCCCGGGCCTTTGACCTGCCAGAAGCGCCCAAGCTGGAACACCACACCGCGCTCGTATTCGCGCAAGATACGAAACGCAGACAGCAGTAGAACGCCCAGCAGCATCAGCAGGGCGCCGAAACCCAATTGCATGAACATCGTCATTCTCCTTGCGCTGTAGGGGCAGCAGCGCTCACTTCGAGCATCACGCCATGACGCGCGGTGACCCGCACCTGCTGGCCGAGCTGCAAGGGCGTAGTGCACTGGACCTGCCATTGTTCGCCCTGGGCCATTACCGCGCCACAGAACGGATTGCCTGCCACCACCTGAGTGACGGTCACCAAGCTGCCTACCAGGCCGGCATCACCGCTGACCAAGGCTCGCTTGCGAGCTTTGAGGGCCATGCCCAGCACACCACCGATCAACAATGCCGACAGCATTGCCAGGCTCGCGATCAACCCCAACGGAATGCCAAAGCCGGGGGCGTCGGTGTCTATCAGGATCACCGCGCCTACCACGAACGCCACTATGCCGCCGAAGCCGACCACACCAAAGCTGGGGAGGAACGCCTCGGCGATCATGAAGGCGATACCGAGCATGACCAGCGCGACACCGGCAAAGCTCACCGGTAGCAATTGCAGGGCATACAGCGCCAGCAACAGGCAGATTCCACCGACCACGCCGCCCACGCCGGAGCCTGGGTTCATGAACTCGAACAGCAGGCCATAGACGCCGATCATTATCAGAATCAGTGCCACGCTAGGGTTGGTGATCACGGCCAGCAGGCGCGTGCGCCAGTCCGGCACATGTTCGACCAGGCTGGCGTCGCGAGTCTGCAACTGGCGCGGCTGGTCAGCGGCGATCAGGGTCTTGCCGTCGAGCTGGCGCAGCAGGTCAGGCAGGTCGTTGGCCACGTGGTCGATCACCTTCTGCTTGAACGCTTCGCTGGCCGACAGGCTTACCGCTTCGCGTACAGCCTTTTCTGCCCAGTCGGCGTTGCGCCCGCGCAGCTGCGCCAGGCCGCGGATATACGCGGCTGCATCGTTCACTTGCTTGCGCGCAAGGGCTTGTTCATTGGTGTCGTTTTTGGCCTTGTCATCCTTTGGCGCACCCGTGGGGCTGCCAACCTGCACGGGTGTGGCGGCGCCGAGGTTGGTCCCGGGAGCCATGGCCGCTACGTGACTGGCATAAAGGATGTAGGTGCCAGCGCTGGCTGCACGGGCACCGCCTGGGGCAACGAAGGTCGCGACCGGCACGGGGCTGGCGAGAATAACCTTGATGATCTGACGCATGGCGCTGTCCAGGCCGCCGGGTGTATCCATGCGGATCACCACCAATTGCGCGCCTTGTTCCCTGGCCTGATCCAGGCCGCGCATCAGATAATCGGCACTGGCCGGCCCTATGGCATCGTCGATGCTCAGCACCCAGATAGCGCCGGGCGCAGCCTGGCTGCCCGGTGCAAAGCCAAGCATCAAAACCAGCAACCACCAGCGCCAGCAGCGAGCGATCACCTGTCGTCACCTTGTTCGCCTCTATACCGCAAGTTTAGTCATGCCTGCCCAGGCAAGGCCTAAAATTGGAGATGGGGGCGAAACCGGAGGTGCATCATGCGAATGGCCAAGACCCTGCAGCAGCGCCTGGACCAGGCCAACTGCGATTACGACATCATTCCTCATCCCCACTCGGCGACCAGCCTGGAGTCGGCGCGTACGGCTGGCGTGCCGGCCGAGCGGGTCGCCAAGTCGGTCATGCTCGACGACCGCCATGGCAATTACATCATGGCGGTGCTGCCTGCCAATCGGCACCTGGACATGAGCAAGGTGCGCATGTCCGGCGCCTGGCAACTAACCCGTGAAAGCGGCCTGCCGAGCTTGTTCGGTGACTGCGAGCGTGGCGCCATTCCGGCAATGGGCGACGTTTATCAGATAAAGATGCTGCTCGATTCGAGTCTTACCCGCCAAGGCGATGTCTACCTGGAGGCGGGTGACCACGATCACCTGATCCACATGAGCATGGAGCAGTACCTGAAACTGGTGCCGCAAGCCGAAGTACGCGAGCTGTGCTGATGTTCTCAAACCAATGCCGGGCCGGCGTCGTGGATGGCCCGCCCGGTACCGAGGAGTAAACATGGAAGCGCCTACCCACCACTTTTCCGAGCTGTTCAAGCAGTTGGGCTTGCCCGACGATCCTCAGAGTATCGATCAGTTCATCACCAGCCATTCACCGCTGAAAAACGAGATCAAGCTGGTGGATGCGCCGTTCTGGAGCGACTCCCAGCGTGCTTTTCTCAAGGAAAGTATCATTGAAGATTCCGATTGGGCAGTGCCCTTCGATCAACTCAACGAAGCATTGCGCCGCCCCCGAAAATAAAGCGCCGAGCGGCACCTGACGAGTGATCGGCCGTTGCTATGCTCAGGAAAACAATAAGGGGATATGCGCGATGAAAGATCCCTACGCACCAGGTTTCTGGTGCACCGTGACCATCCTGGGCACTCTGACGGCCGGTTACTTCTACGGTATCCGCCATACACACCAGATGAGCCAGGCTGTGCAGTTCCTGTACGCGGCGGCGGCAGTCGCGGCGGCGGTCGCGCTGCTGGGCCTGACCTGGATCGCCTGGCAGCAACTGCACCTGAACAAGCGCGAGGTGATCCAGGGGCGAACATTGCTCACCATCTGGAACACCAAGGTAGCGCTACGCCGGGTAGAGACGGTTTTCGACCGGTATTTCTGGGGCAGCTATTGGCATTCGGGGCGCACCTTCGAGGAAGTGATGGGCGAGCTCAAAGGCACCCCCCTGGAGCAAAGCCTGGATGCGCTAAAGCGCCAATGTCGGGCGCTGGACCGTGAGGTCCACGACCATCACCATCACTGGTTGGCCAATGCCCGCGACTTATCAAGTGTGGCCACGGCCATGGCACGCGAGCGTTATCAACTCGACCTGTGCGAGCCCTTGAGTAGTGGCCAGGGCAACACAGCAGTACTCAATCGTGACCTTGAAGTGCTGGTTTACACCTGGTCGGCGCGCCTGCGCAGCTTCGACCATCAGTTGGACGAACTGGAGCGCGCTTACCATTGAGGGTGGTCATTCGCCGCGGATGTACTGCTCCAGTTGCAGGATCAGGCTGGCCTGTTCGGCGATGGTTTCCTTGACCAGGTCGCCGATCGACAGCAGCCCGAGCAGCTCGCCATTACTGACCACTGGCAGGTGGCGCAGGTGGCGGTTGGTCATCAGGTTCATGCAGTACTCAAGATTCTGCTTGGGCTCCACCGTGACCACAGGTGCACTCATGATTTCCCGCACTGGCGTGGCCGCCGAAGAGCGCCCCTTGAGCACGAGCTTACGGGCATAGTCACGCTCGCTGACGATTCCCACTACCTGGTTGTTCTCCACCACCGGCAGCGCACCGACGTTTTTCTCCGCCAGCATTTTCAGGGCGTCGAGTACCGAGTCATCCGGGCCGATGGTGTAGACGGTCTGGTGCTGGGACTTGGTCTTGAGAATTTGTTCGACGTTCTTCATACAGGCCTCTGCGGATGGAAAAAACGGGCTCTTGGAGTAACTAAAGCATCCGGTAAGGTGGCTTGCACGGCAATGCAGGAAACGGCATCGAGTCGATTGAAAAACGTCATGGATGCGTCCTGCTCGATACGCTTACCAAGGGGCCGCTCTGCGGCCCATCGCCGGCAAGCCAGCACTCCCCATAGCTCAGGCTTACAGCTTCGGCATCTGCCCGATTCGCGCCACCATCTCGCTCACCACCTGCAAGTCCAGCATGAACTGCTCTACGGTCTTGAACTCGTTGTCATTGTGCCCGGTGTACTTCACGTCCGGCATTGCCAAGCCAAACTGCACGCCGTTGGGCAGGTCATGTACCGAGGTGGCGCCGGCTGAAGTGCCGAACGCGTGCTTCATGCCCAGGTTCTCGGTGGCCACGTCGAGCAGCGCCTTGACCCATTCGCCTTCCGGGTTGCGGTACATCGGTTCGTCAAGGCTATAGTCGAAGGCCACCGAGGTGTGGCTCTGGCGTGTCCAATTGCCGAGTTTGTCGGCCAATTCGTCCTTGATCGTCGCCAGCGATTTGCCTTTGGGGATGCGCAGGTTGACCGCAAGTTTCAGGCCTTTTTCATCCACGCCTACAAACGTCAGCGATGTCGTCAGCGGGCCCATGAACTCGTCCTCAAAGCCTATGCCGAGGTGTTTGCCCAGGTAGTCCAGCCCCCAGTTGTCGGCAGCGTAGCGTGCAGCATCGGTGAAGTGGTTGTGCTTGAGCGGCACCTGCGCGCCAAGGCCATTGATGAAGACCAGCATGCGCGCCACCGGATTGACCCCCGATTCCGGCTCGGAAGAATGCGCAGAAACACCTGTCACGGTAAGCAGTACGTTTTTGCCATCGACCTTGGCATCGATGCTGAAGTCGCCACCATTGCGCTTCACAAAGTCGGCACCTGCTTTTTCAAGCTGCGTTGCCAGTTGCGCCGGATTGTCGGCGGCCAGGGTGGCTACCGAGGTGGTCGGAATCTGGTTGGTGGCCAGCCCGCCGGTGAGGTGGGTGATCTCCGCTCCCTTGCCACTGCCTGGGCGTGTACTGAAACTGGCCATGACCGTGCCGTAGCCTTTTTCGGCTATCACAACCGGGTAACCGCCATCGAGCGCCAGATTGTAAGCGGGCGTGGGGTTGCGCTCGAAGTAGTAGGGGATGGCATCACCGCTGGTTTCCTCGGTGGTGTCGATGAGTAACTTGAACTGCCGGGCCAGCGGTAGGTTCTCGTCTTTCGCAACTTTAAGCGCGTAAAGCGCGACGACGATGCCGTTCTTGTCGTCTTCGGTGCCACGCCCGTACATGCGATCGCCCACCAAGGTGACCTTGAACGGGTCCAGGCGTGTACCGTCGGCCAGTTTCCAGTTGTCCGGGTTGACCGGCACGACGTCGGCGTGGGCATGGATGCCTACCACTTCCTGGCCGGCACCCAGCGAAACTTCGTAGACGCGGTTGTCGATATTGCGGAAGGTCAGGCCAAAGCCCTCGGCCAAAGCTTTGATCTTTTCAGCGATCTTGAGGAACTCGGGGTTCTCGTGCTGAGGGACACCGTCGACGCTGAAGGTGGGGATGGCCACCAGTTCACGCAGGGTATCGGTAGCAGCCTTGCCATACTTGATACGGGTATACAGGCCGAGCAGGCGGTTAATTTGGTTCTGCTGCTCGGCGTTGAGCGGCGTACCCGCCAGGTAGGTGTCGAGGGTGCCGTCCAGGTTGTCGGCTTTAGCCTGTTCGCTGGCCTTAAGCTTGCCGAGGAATTGCTTGAAGTCGCTTGGCTCGGTGCCGTCGAAGGCCTTGACGATCGCGGCGGACTGCTGCTGCGTAAGGTTGGCCTGGGCGGGTTGGGTGAACAGGCCGATGCTGGCCAGCAGCAGGGTAGTGGCAGTGAGCTTTTTCAAATGCATGGGTGTGCGCATTCCTTCGCAGGTCAGTGTCAATGGGATGCCCGTCGAGAAACGGGAAGGTGCCCACGCTAACATCAATGACCCATGGCACGGGAGTGCCAGAAACGCGATGTACTGCACAAACGAAAAAGCCCCGGGCGCATGCCCAGGGCTTTTTGATATGGCGCACTCGGCGGGATTCGAACCCACGACCCCTGCCTTCGGAGGGCAGTACTCTATCCAGCTGAGCTACGAGTGCAACGCGCACGCATGATACCCATCTGATTCGGTTGCGTCCATCGCCTTGATCTTGGTCCATTTTTCCTGATCCAGGCTCACTTGCGCGACGCACACCAGATTGCGCAATTTTTGCGCAATCACCTCCGCCCGGTGTCCACTCAGGCCGCCGATACCTATTTCGATATCCAGCCAGTCATCCTGCCGGCTGACCTGCACGCTGTGCGGCGTCAGAAACTGCAGGGCGAACAGGTTGAGTACCCGGCACAGGGTGTCCGGCTCGGCTTCGGCTTGCAGGCGATAGCACACGGTGCGGTGGTTACTGCTGGCGGCCCAGACATCGGTTCGGGGCAGGGGGCGTTCGAAAGGGTTCATGCTGGTCTCCGCAAGGTAGGGAGAAATTCTGGCAGGTTGATGACGGTATTTTTTCGCTATGATTTGACGAATTAGCCGTTCAGGCGAATTGATCAATTTGAAATATGCAAGCTTTGGGGGTTTTTAATGCAAAGCGAACTGGATGCGTATGATCGGCGGATTCTCGAGCTTCTTCAGGAGGATGCTTCACTGTCCAGCGCGCAGATTGCCGAGCGCGTAGGGCTGTCGCAGTCACCGTGCTGGCGCCGTATTCAGCGGCTCAAGGACGAGGGGGTGATCCGTGGGCAGGTCACCTTGCTTGATCGCAAGAAGGTCGGCCTGAACACGCAGATCTTTGCCGAGGTGAAACTGAACGCACATGGTCGCTCCAACT from Pseudomonas putida includes the following:
- a CDS encoding NfeD family protein — translated: MIARCWRWWLLVLMLGFAPGSQAAPGAIWVLSIDDAIGPASADYLMRGLDQAREQGAQLVVIRMDTPGGLDSAMRQIIKVILASPVPVATFVAPGGARAASAGTYILYASHVAAMAPGTNLGAATPVQVGSPTGAPKDDKAKNDTNEQALARKQVNDAAAYIRGLAQLRGRNADWAEKAVREAVSLSASEAFKQKVIDHVANDLPDLLRQLDGKTLIAADQPRQLQTRDASLVEHVPDWRTRLLAVITNPSVALILIMIGVYGLLFEFMNPGSGVGGVVGGICLLLALYALQLLPVSFAGVALVMLGIAFMIAEAFLPSFGVVGFGGIVAFVVGAVILIDTDAPGFGIPLGLIASLAMLSALLIGGVLGMALKARKRALVSGDAGLVGSLVTVTQVVAGNPFCGAVMAQGEQWQVQCTTPLQLGQQVRVTARHGVMLEVSAAAPTAQGE
- a CDS encoding Lrp/AsnC family transcriptional regulator, coding for MQSELDAYDRRILELLQEDASLSSAQIAERVGLSQSPCWRRIQRLKDEGVIRGQVTLLDRKKVGLNTQIFAEVKLNAHGRSNFTEFTEAIRGFPEVLECYVLMGSVDFLLRIVTQDIEAYERFFFEKLSNVPGIQEVNSIVALSEIKSTTSLPLMR
- a CDS encoding dipeptidase, coding for MHLKKLTATTLLLASIGLFTQPAQANLTQQQSAAIVKAFDGTEPSDFKQFLGKLKASEQAKADNLDGTLDTYLAGTPLNAEQQNQINRLLGLYTRIKYGKAATDTLRELVAIPTFSVDGVPQHENPEFLKIAEKIKALAEGFGLTFRNIDNRVYEVSLGAGQEVVGIHAHADVVPVNPDNWKLADGTRLDPFKVTLVGDRMYGRGTEDDKNGIVVALYALKVAKDENLPLARQFKLLIDTTEETSGDAIPYYFERNPTPAYNLALDGGYPVVIAEKGYGTVMASFSTRPGSGKGAEITHLTGGLATNQIPTTSVATLAADNPAQLATQLEKAGADFVKRNGGDFSIDAKVDGKNVLLTVTGVSAHSSEPESGVNPVARMLVFINGLGAQVPLKHNHFTDAARYAADNWGLDYLGKHLGIGFEDEFMGPLTTSLTFVGVDEKGLKLAVNLRIPKGKSLATIKDELADKLGNWTRQSHTSVAFDYSLDEPMYRNPEGEWVKALLDVATENLGMKHAFGTSAGATSVHDLPNGVQFGLAMPDVKYTGHNDNEFKTVEQFMLDLQVVSEMVARIGQMPKL
- a CDS encoding slipin family protein is translated as MFMQLGFGALLMLLGVLLLSAFRILREYERGVVFQLGRFWQVKGPGLILLIPVIQQMVRVDLRTVVLDVPPQDVITRDNVSVKVNAVLYFRVLDPQKAIIQVEDFLVATSQLAQTTLRAVLGKHELDELLAEREQLNLDIRQVLDAQTDAWGIKVANVEIKHVDLNESMVRAIARQAEAERERRAKVIHAEGELQASEKLMQAAQMLSKEPGAMQLRYMQTLGSIAGDKTSTIVFPMPLDLLKGMMDREK
- a CDS encoding CBS domain-containing protein; amino-acid sequence: MKNVEQILKTKSQHQTVYTIGPDDSVLDALKMLAEKNVGALPVVENNQVVGIVSERDYARKLVLKGRSSAATPVREIMSAPVVTVEPKQNLEYCMNLMTNRHLRHLPVVSNGELLGLLSIGDLVKETIAEQASLILQLEQYIRGE
- a CDS encoding aminoacyl-tRNA deacylase yields the protein MRMAKTLQQRLDQANCDYDIIPHPHSATSLESARTAGVPAERVAKSVMLDDRHGNYIMAVLPANRHLDMSKVRMSGAWQLTRESGLPSLFGDCERGAIPAMGDVYQIKMLLDSSLTRQGDVYLEAGDHDHLIHMSMEQYLKLVPQAEVRELC
- a CDS encoding LysE family transporter, with product MSMEVWLGFFAACWVISLSPGAGAIASMSSGLQYGFWRGYWNALGLQIGLVVQIAIIAAGVGAILAASATAFTIIKWFGVAYLVYLAYKQWRALPMDMTDESAVRPIGKPLSLVFRGFLVNVSNPKALVFMLAVLPQFINPHAPLLPQYVAITVTMVTVDMLVMAGYTGLASRVLRLLRTPKQQKRLNRTFAGLFIGAATFLATLRRAPV
- a CDS encoding ATP-binding cassette domain-containing protein, with protein sequence MIRLSNLTLQRGPQRLLEGAEMTLHAGHKAGLIGANGAGKSSLFALLRGELSPDGGDCQLPGDWRIAHMRQEVDTLDRLAVDYVLDGDARLRKVQAELTLAESAHDGTALARLHSELESADGYTADARARKLLAGLGFTNEQMDRRVGDFSGGWRMRLNLAQALMCPSDLLLLDEPTNHLDLDAILWLEDWLKGYPGTLLLISHDRDFLDAVVDHVLHVEQRKLNLYKGGYTAFERTRAERLAQQQQAYEKQQAQRAHMEKYIARFKAQATKARQAQSRIKALERMEELSAAHVDSPFDFVFRESQKISSPLLSLSEGCLGYGDKAILDKVKLQLVPGARIGLLGPNGAGKSTLIKNLAGELAPLSGRLVLGENLAVGYFAQHQLDSLDDKASPLLHLQRIAPAEREQTLRDFLGGFDFHGDRVDEPVVNFSGGEKARLALALIAWERPNLLLLDEPTNHLDLEMRLALTMALQEFAGAVVVVSHDRHLLKSTTDDFLLVADGKVDTFDGDLDDYSRWLVEYRQRSAPASNAPVNPDKTDKKAQRQAAAALRQQLAPHKKAADKLEAELNQVHAQLAEIETALGDSGLYEVARKDELRDLLARQSKLKQREGELEEGWMQALETLESMQAELEALS
- a CDS encoding DUF2789 domain-containing protein, which translates into the protein MEAPTHHFSELFKQLGLPDDPQSIDQFITSHSPLKNEIKLVDAPFWSDSQRAFLKESIIEDSDWAVPFDQLNEALRRPRK